GCGTCCCGCAATCACATTGAGTAAGCTGGATTTTCCTGCACCATTCAAGCCGGTGATACCAATGCGGTCATTAGCTTGAATCAAGATCGAGAAATCTTTTAAAATCGTCTGCTGATCAAATTTCAAGTTGGCCGCTTTAACTTCAATAACCTTTTTCCCTAACCGTTGTTGTCCTAACGAAATATCGACATCATCATCCACTTGTAAGGTGTTCAGATTATCCTTTAAATCATTAAACCGGTTAATCCGGCCTTGTTGCTTGGTACTTCGGGCCGGTGCCCCTGCACGCATCCAAGCTAATTCTTGTTTGTAAAGCTGCTGTTGCTTATGTTCTGCAGTCACATCACGGGCCACCCGTTCGGCTTTAGCTTGCACATAATCTTGATAGTTCCCGGTATACTTATAAAGTGACCCAAAAGACAATTCAAACATCTGATTAGCCACTTGGTCCAAGAAGTACCGATCATGTGTCACTACCATTAAAGCCCCTTTATAGGCGGATAAATAGGCTTCTAACCATTCAATCGAATCAAAATCCAAATGGTTGGTTGGTTCATCAAGCAATAATAAATCAGGCGACTGAATTAACACCTGTGCGAGACCCACCCGTTTACGTTGCCCACCGGACATGGTCTTCACTACCTGTGTTAGATCCGTAATGTGCAATTGTGTTAAGATGGTTTTTACATCGTTTTCGGTTGTCCAAGCATCGGCTTGATTCATCTTTGTTTCGGCATCTAAATAGGCCTGCTGCGCAGTAGAATCTTCTGGCGTTTGCCCATAAGCAGCTAAGGTCGCTTCGTAATGTCGAATCGTTTTAAAAATCTGTTGACTCCCAGCAAGCACGGCATCTAAGGCCGTCAAGTTTTCATCTAACTCTGGTTGCTGCTTTAAATAACCAATTTCATAATTTTTGGGCTGGACTAATTGACCAGCTTCTGGTGCAGTGATTCCAGCTAAGACATCTAATAAACTCGTCTTACCAGAACCATTGACGCCAATCACGCCAATCCGATCATGTTCATTAATGATAAATGAAATATCATCAAATAACGTTTTCTCACCATAAGTTCGGGTCAGATTTTCTGCTCTCAATGTTTGCATTCTTACAAACCACCCTTTTTTACATCATTAAACTCTATCTTAGCTAGAAATCTGCCAAAACACAACTAACAAACATGGTCATTCGCTGTTTATCGACAAAAAAACTTCTAGCCCTCAAGACTAGAAGTTTCAGCTAACTTTTAATTATTTTTGATCACCATAAACATCTAAAACAGTGTTTTCAGCGTCAACAACTAAATGTAACGACCCATTTGCAGATAATGAACTGGTTTGATAAACATTATCCAACCCGTCAACATCTTTCGCTTTGAATGGCAAGTAAACTTGTTCACTGCCGCGTTCGTCACCA
This region of Lactobacillus sp. CBA3605 genomic DNA includes:
- a CDS encoding ABC-F family ATP-binding cassette domain-containing protein; the encoded protein is MQTLRAENLTRTYGEKTLFDDISFIINEHDRIGVIGVNGSGKTSLLDVLAGITAPEAGQLVQPKNYEIGYLKQQPELDENLTALDAVLAGSQQIFKTIRHYEATLAAYGQTPEDSTAQQAYLDAETKMNQADAWTTENDVKTILTQLHITDLTQVVKTMSGGQRKRVGLAQVLIQSPDLLLLDEPTNHLDFDSIEWLEAYLSAYKGALMVVTHDRYFLDQVANQMFELSFGSLYKYTGNYQDYVQAKAERVARDVTAEHKQQQLYKQELAWMRAGAPARSTKQQGRINRFNDLKDNLNTLQVDDDVDISLGQQRLGKKVIEVKAANLKFDQQTILKDFSILIQANDRIGITGLNGAGKSSLLNVIAGRLPLDSGTVTIGETVKLGYYTQQTEPIPGDKRMINYLQDVGENVLNKQGERVSVTELLEEFLFPRAMHGTLIRKLSGGEKRRLYLLKLLMQQPNVLLLDEPTNDLDIGTLTVLENYLASFAGTVITVSHDRYFLDKVGTELLIFDGNGKIDRYAGRFSSYLKDQKTVSKPANSAVKTTPVASTATTKPKTKVKLTYAEQLEYEKIEGKIETLDSHKTEIEQAMADHASDYGQLAELQKELTMTEQTIDEQMDRWDYLSQYAEA